The Thermus brockianus genome window below encodes:
- the lysS gene encoding homocitrate synthase: MREWKIIDSTLREGEQFERANFSTEDKIEIAKALDEFGVEYIEVTTPMASPQSRKDAEVLASLGLKAKVVTHIQTRLDAAKVAVETGVQGIDLLFGTSKYLRAAHGRDIPRIIEEAKEVIGYIREHAPHVEVRFSAEDTFRSDEHDLLAVYEAIAPYVDRVGLADTVGVATPRQVYALVREVRRVVGPNVDIEFHGHNDTGCAIANAYEAIEAGATHVDTTILGIGERNGITPLGGFLARMYTLQPEYVRRKYKLEMLPELDRMVARMVGIEIPFNNYITGETAFSHKAGMHLKAIYINPEAYEPYPPEVFGVKRKLIIASKLTGRHAIKARAEELGLHYGEEELHRITQHIKALADRGQLTLEELDRILREWITA; the protein is encoded by the coding sequence ATGCGGGAATGGAAGATTATAGACTCCACGCTTCGGGAAGGTGAGCAGTTTGAGCGGGCGAACTTTTCCACGGAGGACAAGATTGAGATCGCCAAGGCCCTGGACGAGTTCGGCGTGGAATATATAGAGGTCACCACCCCCATGGCCTCCCCCCAGTCCCGCAAGGATGCGGAGGTCTTGGCCTCCTTGGGCCTAAAGGCCAAGGTGGTGACCCACATCCAAACCCGCTTGGATGCGGCCAAGGTGGCGGTGGAGACCGGGGTGCAGGGGATTGACCTCCTCTTCGGCACGAGCAAGTACCTGCGGGCGGCCCACGGCCGGGATATCCCCCGCATCATTGAGGAGGCGAAGGAGGTCATCGGCTACATCCGGGAGCACGCCCCCCACGTGGAGGTGCGCTTCTCCGCCGAGGACACCTTCCGCTCGGACGAGCACGACCTCCTGGCGGTCTACGAGGCCATCGCCCCCTATGTGGACCGGGTGGGCCTGGCGGACACCGTGGGCGTGGCCACCCCTAGGCAGGTCTACGCCTTGGTGCGGGAGGTGCGGCGGGTGGTGGGGCCCAACGTGGACATAGAGTTCCACGGCCATAACGACACGGGTTGCGCCATCGCCAACGCCTACGAGGCCATAGAGGCGGGGGCCACCCATGTGGACACCACCATCCTGGGGATCGGGGAGCGGAACGGCATCACCCCCTTGGGGGGGTTCTTGGCCCGCATGTACACCCTGCAGCCCGAGTACGTGCGGCGGAAGTACAAGCTGGAGATGCTCCCCGAGCTGGACCGCATGGTGGCCCGGATGGTGGGCATAGAGATTCCCTTCAACAACTACATCACCGGGGAGACGGCCTTCAGCCACAAGGCGGGGATGCACCTCAAGGCCATCTACATCAACCCCGAGGCCTACGAGCCCTACCCGCCCGAGGTCTTTGGGGTCAAGCGCAAGCTCATCATCGCCTCCAAGCTCACGGGCCGGCACGCCATTAAGGCCCGGGCGGAGGAGCTCGGCCTCCACTATGGGGAGGAGGAGCTGCACCGCATCACCCAGCACATCAAGGCCCTAGCGGACCGGGGGCAGCTCACCTTGGAGGAATTGGACCGCATCCTCAGGGAGTGGATCACAGCATGA
- a CDS encoding CZB domain-containing protein — protein MLEAIVLAHLRYLENVEKFLEGGEEPPLTPPTECSLGRWYHGEGEKVYGHLPAFREIGPLHEAFHALTAQAVSLKKEGREAEARERMNEAYRLFGRIEHLLLTLGQ, from the coding sequence ATGCTGGAAGCCATCGTCCTTGCGCACCTGCGGTATCTGGAAAACGTGGAGAAGTTCTTGGAAGGAGGGGAGGAACCGCCCCTCACTCCGCCCACGGAGTGTTCCTTGGGCCGCTGGTACCACGGGGAAGGGGAGAAGGTCTATGGCCACCTTCCCGCTTTCCGGGAGATCGGCCCTCTGCACGAAGCCTTCCACGCCCTCACCGCCCAGGCGGTGAGCCTGAAGAAGGAGGGGCGGGAAGCTGAGGCCAGGGAGAGGATGAACGAGGCTTACCGGCTTTTTGGCAGGATAGAGCACCTGCTCTTGACCCTAGGTCAGTAA
- a CDS encoding YraN family protein, translating to MGAVKGKWAEELALAHLLQKGYRLLGRNRRTPFGEVDLLMEKDGVYVVVEVKQRRTDRFGTPLEAITPRKLSRLLQSARYLLGRDDLPVRLEAVLVHGDPKGFRLEHRVLEV from the coding sequence GTGGGTGCCGTGAAGGGGAAATGGGCGGAGGAGCTGGCCTTAGCCCACCTCCTGCAAAAGGGGTACCGGCTCCTTGGGCGAAACCGCCGCACCCCCTTTGGGGAGGTGGACCTCCTCATGGAAAAGGACGGGGTCTACGTGGTGGTGGAGGTGAAGCAACGGCGCACGGACCGCTTCGGCACCCCCCTCGAGGCCATCACCCCCAGGAAGCTTTCCCGCCTCCTCCAAAGCGCCCGCTACCTTCTGGGCCGGGACGACCTCCCCGTGCGCCTGGAGGCGGTCCTGGTCCACGGGGACCCCAAGGGCTTCCGCCTGGAGCACCGGGTGTTGGAGGTCTAG
- a CDS encoding menaquinone biosynthesis decarboxylase, whose product MFRNLRAYLEALEARGELKRIRVPVSAELEITEIADRMVKGGGPALLFERVLGKDFPVAIGLFGTRERTAFALGVEDLDELAQKVEALLALNPGKGGLSALMGLLPKLPLLKGFFPRRVRRAPVQEVVHKGEAVDLSRLPILTCWPLDGGPFLTLPLVITKDPETGEINLGMYRMQVLDQRSTAMHWQLHKVGRRHLEKAKKLGKKLEVAVALGGDPVLTYAATAPLPPLPGVSEFHLAGFLRGAPLELARGVTVDLPVPAEAEFVLEGYIDPEEPLVEEGPFGDHTGFYTPVDLYPRFHVTALTHRKGAIYPATIVGVPPMEDAYLIEATERLFLPALRLVLPEVVDYHMPPEGVAHNWVNVSLRKEYPGQAYKVAYGMLGLGQMMFAKVIVAVDGEVPVKPGFAALLEALKHALPGRDTLLLRGPVDVLDHSARAFAFGGKLFLDGTRKLPEEGGEVPFTPKAHTALPEDPEALAQRQWPGLWGVTLEKRRPHQAWEVAERLLKTPQSAGIRLLLLADADTALTPAELLWAVLNNIDPERDARVMPGAEGPVLVLDGTRKLPEEGFQRVWPERIRMDPKVKALVEARWEEYGF is encoded by the coding sequence GTGTTCAGGAACCTGCGGGCGTACCTGGAGGCCCTGGAAGCGCGGGGTGAGCTCAAGCGCATCCGGGTCCCGGTGAGCGCCGAGCTGGAGATCACCGAGATCGCCGACCGGATGGTGAAAGGAGGGGGCCCCGCCCTCCTCTTTGAGCGGGTCTTGGGCAAGGACTTCCCCGTGGCCATCGGCCTCTTCGGCACCCGGGAGCGCACGGCCTTTGCCCTGGGGGTGGAGGACCTGGACGAGCTGGCCCAAAAGGTGGAGGCCCTCCTGGCCCTGAACCCGGGCAAGGGGGGGCTTTCCGCCCTCATGGGGCTTCTCCCCAAGCTTCCCCTCCTCAAGGGCTTTTTCCCCAGGCGGGTGCGCCGCGCCCCGGTGCAGGAGGTGGTCCATAAGGGCGAGGCGGTGGACCTAAGCCGCCTCCCCATCCTCACGTGCTGGCCCCTGGACGGCGGGCCCTTCCTCACCCTGCCCCTCGTCATCACCAAGGACCCGGAGACGGGGGAAATCAACCTCGGCATGTACCGCATGCAGGTGCTGGACCAAAGGAGCACCGCCATGCACTGGCAACTCCACAAGGTGGGCCGGCGCCACCTGGAGAAGGCCAAAAAACTGGGGAAAAAGCTGGAGGTGGCCGTGGCCCTTGGGGGGGATCCCGTCCTCACCTACGCCGCCACCGCCCCCCTCCCCCCCTTGCCGGGGGTGAGCGAGTTCCACCTGGCGGGCTTCCTCCGGGGAGCCCCTCTGGAGCTCGCCCGGGGGGTCACGGTGGACCTGCCGGTGCCGGCGGAGGCGGAGTTCGTCCTCGAGGGCTACATTGACCCCGAAGAGCCCCTGGTGGAAGAGGGCCCCTTTGGCGACCACACGGGCTTCTACACCCCCGTGGACCTCTACCCCCGCTTCCACGTCACCGCCCTCACCCACCGCAAAGGGGCCATCTACCCCGCCACCATCGTGGGGGTACCCCCCATGGAGGACGCCTACCTGATCGAAGCCACGGAAAGGCTCTTCCTCCCCGCCCTGCGCCTCGTCCTGCCCGAGGTGGTGGACTACCACATGCCCCCCGAGGGGGTGGCCCACAACTGGGTGAACGTGAGCCTAAGGAAGGAGTACCCGGGCCAGGCCTACAAGGTGGCCTACGGGATGCTGGGCCTTGGGCAGATGATGTTCGCCAAGGTCATCGTGGCGGTGGACGGGGAGGTGCCCGTGAAGCCGGGCTTCGCTGCCCTCTTGGAGGCCCTCAAGCACGCCCTCCCCGGGCGGGACACCCTCCTCCTCCGGGGCCCCGTGGACGTCCTGGACCACAGCGCCCGCGCCTTCGCCTTCGGGGGGAAGCTCTTCCTAGACGGCACGCGCAAGCTTCCCGAAGAGGGAGGGGAAGTGCCCTTCACCCCCAAGGCCCACACCGCCCTCCCCGAGGACCCGGAGGCCCTGGCCCAACGGCAGTGGCCCGGGCTTTGGGGGGTCACCTTGGAGAAGCGGCGGCCCCACCAGGCCTGGGAGGTGGCGGAAAGGCTCTTAAAGACGCCCCAAAGCGCCGGCATCCGCCTCCTCCTCCTCGCGGACGCCGACACCGCCTTGACCCCAGCGGAGCTCCTTTGGGCCGTGCTCAACAACATTGACCCCGAGCGGGACGCCCGGGTGATGCCCGGGGCAGAAGGCCCCGTCTTGGTCCTGGACGGCACCCGGAAGCTCCCCGAAGAGGGCTTCCAGCGGGTCTGGCCCGAGCGGATCCGCATGGACCCCAAGGTCAAGGCCCTGGTGGAGGCCCGCTGGGAGGAGTACGGGTTTTAG
- a CDS encoding MalY/PatB family protein produces MTLPPRKDSLKWGTYPEDVLPLWVADMDFPVAEPIVRALKERAEGFLGYPPREGDWELKALLLESTGLEGEVAFLPGVVVGLYAAVAAFTAPGQGVLTQLPIYPPFLAAIREQKRTLLANPLRETEEGYRLDLPGLERLAFASRLLLFCHPQNPTGRVFTEEELSALAAIARKHDLIVVSDELHAPLTYERPHVPLARFLPERTLTLLGPGKAYNLAGLPMGAVVGPKPLVEALKRHLPHTFPNVLAMAAWKAALREGGPWLRETLALLKANRERVAAWAKELGLVHFPPEGTYLAWLGTGIPKAAAHLLKEARVALNPGESFGEGYERYVRLNFATYPEVLEEALKRLAEALRKA; encoded by the coding sequence ATGACGCTACCCCCCCGCAAGGACTCCCTGAAGTGGGGCACCTACCCCGAGGACGTCTTGCCCCTTTGGGTGGCGGACATGGACTTCCCCGTGGCCGAGCCCATCGTGCGGGCCCTGAAGGAGCGGGCGGAAGGCTTTTTGGGCTACCCGCCCCGGGAGGGGGATTGGGAGCTCAAGGCCCTCCTCCTGGAGAGCACGGGCCTCGAGGGAGAGGTGGCCTTCCTGCCCGGGGTGGTGGTGGGGCTTTACGCCGCCGTGGCCGCCTTCACCGCCCCCGGGCAAGGGGTCTTGACCCAGCTTCCCATCTACCCCCCCTTCCTCGCCGCCATCCGCGAGCAGAAGCGCACCCTCCTGGCCAACCCCTTGCGGGAAACGGAGGAGGGCTACCGCCTGGACCTCCCCGGTTTGGAACGCCTGGCCTTCGCCAGCCGCCTCCTCCTCTTCTGCCACCCGCAAAACCCCACAGGCCGGGTCTTCACCGAGGAGGAGCTTTCCGCCCTGGCCGCCATCGCCCGCAAGCACGACCTCATCGTGGTTTCCGACGAACTCCACGCCCCCCTCACCTACGAAAGGCCCCACGTGCCCCTGGCCCGCTTCCTTCCCGAGCGTACCCTCACCCTCTTGGGCCCGGGCAAGGCCTACAACCTGGCGGGGCTCCCCATGGGGGCCGTGGTGGGGCCCAAGCCCTTGGTGGAAGCCCTGAAGCGCCACCTCCCCCACACCTTCCCCAACGTCCTCGCCATGGCCGCCTGGAAGGCGGCCCTAAGGGAAGGGGGGCCCTGGCTTCGGGAAACCCTGGCCCTCTTGAAGGCCAACCGGGAGCGGGTGGCCGCCTGGGCCAAGGAACTGGGCCTGGTCCACTTCCCCCCGGAGGGGACCTACCTGGCCTGGCTGGGCACGGGGATCCCCAAGGCCGCCGCCCACCTCCTTAAAGAGGCCCGGGTGGCCTTGAACCCCGGGGAGAGCTTCGGGGAAGGGTACGAGCGCTACGTGCGCCTCAACTTCGCCACCTACCCCGAGGTCCTGGAGGAGGCCTTAAAGCGCCTCGCCGAGGCCCTGCGGAAAGCCTAA
- a CDS encoding HD-GYP domain-containing protein, whose protein sequence is MRLMVVDDDPLQRRLLMRALAPLEAEVVEARNGQEALDLFKDGFPHAVLTDLHMPVMDGLELTRRVKALDPLLPVILLTADGEREVRLKGIEAGADDFLNRPVDLAELRLRVKGHLERRRLQERLEDLERTLLALMRAVEMKDTYTAGHGERVARYALWTAEELGVREEVLRDLYLGALLHDVGKIAIPDHILQGGYTLTEAEWRLIREHPVKGDEILKPLRAHPRLRPYVRWHHEKLDGSGYPDGITEVPPLAQAVAAADIYDALTSRRTYRHPAKPEEALEVLREEADQGRLSQEVVRAFRSALLRNRVLRR, encoded by the coding sequence ATGCGCCTCATGGTGGTGGACGACGACCCCTTACAGCGCCGCCTCCTCATGCGGGCCCTGGCCCCCTTGGAGGCCGAGGTGGTGGAGGCCAGGAACGGGCAAGAAGCCCTGGACCTCTTCAAGGACGGCTTTCCCCACGCGGTCCTCACCGACCTTCACATGCCCGTGATGGACGGGCTGGAGCTCACGCGGCGGGTCAAGGCCCTGGACCCCCTTCTTCCCGTCATCCTCCTCACCGCCGATGGGGAGCGGGAGGTGCGCCTGAAGGGGATTGAGGCGGGGGCGGACGACTTCCTGAACCGCCCCGTGGACCTGGCGGAGCTCCGCCTGCGGGTGAAAGGGCATCTGGAGAGGCGGCGCCTGCAGGAGCGCTTGGAGGACTTGGAACGCACCCTCCTCGCCCTCATGCGGGCGGTGGAGATGAAGGACACCTACACCGCCGGCCATGGGGAAAGGGTGGCCCGCTACGCCCTTTGGACGGCGGAGGAGCTGGGGGTCCGGGAGGAGGTGCTGAGGGACCTCTACCTGGGGGCCTTGCTGCACGATGTGGGGAAGATCGCCATCCCCGACCACATCCTGCAGGGCGGCTACACCCTCACCGAGGCGGAGTGGCGTCTTATCCGGGAGCACCCGGTGAAGGGGGATGAGATCCTTAAGCCCCTCAGGGCCCATCCCCGCCTCCGGCCTTACGTGCGCTGGCACCACGAGAAGCTGGACGGCTCCGGCTACCCCGACGGGATCACCGAGGTGCCCCCCTTGGCCCAGGCGGTGGCCGCCGCCGACATCTACGATGCCCTTACCAGCAGGCGCACCTACCGCCACCCCGCTAAACCGGAGGAGGCCTTGGAGGTCCTGAGGGAGGAGGCGGACCAGGGCCGGCTTTCCCAGGAAGTGGTGCGGGCCTTTAGGAGCGCCCTTTTGCGAAACCGCGTTCTGCGCCGCTAA
- a CDS encoding sulfurtransferase — MELPQNALFVDTRPRPAYEAGHLPGARHLDLSAPKLRLREEAELRALEAGLTELFQSLGLQSPVVLYDEGLTSRLCRTAFFLGLGGLEVQLWTEGWEPYATETEEPKPGRTPVEARLRRDWLLTADEAARHPLLLDVRSPEEYQGKVHPPCCPRGGRIPGSQNVPLEHFLNPEGLLERLGLEPGQEVGVYCHSGARSAVAFFVLRSLGVRARNYLGSMHEWLQEGLPTEP, encoded by the coding sequence ATGGAGCTTCCCCAAAACGCCCTCTTCGTGGACACCCGGCCCCGGCCCGCCTACGAGGCCGGGCACCTCCCGGGGGCCCGCCACCTGGACCTCTCCGCGCCCAAGCTCCGCCTGCGGGAGGAGGCGGAGCTTAGGGCGCTGGAGGCGGGCCTCACCGAGCTTTTCCAAAGCCTCGGCCTCCAAAGCCCCGTGGTCCTCTACGACGAGGGGCTCACGAGCCGGCTTTGCCGCACCGCCTTCTTCCTGGGCCTCGGGGGGCTTGAGGTACAGCTTTGGACAGAAGGCTGGGAGCCCTACGCCACGGAAACGGAGGAACCCAAGCCCGGGCGCACCCCGGTGGAGGCCCGCCTAAGGCGGGACTGGCTTCTCACCGCCGACGAGGCCGCCCGCCACCCCCTCCTCCTGGACGTGCGGAGCCCCGAGGAGTACCAGGGAAAGGTCCACCCCCCCTGCTGCCCCCGGGGCGGGCGCATTCCTGGAAGCCAAAACGTTCCCCTGGAGCACTTCCTTAACCCCGAAGGCCTCCTAGAACGGCTCGGCCTGGAACCTGGGCAGGAGGTGGGGGTCTACTGCCACTCCGGGGCCCGGAGCGCCGTGGCCTTCTTCGTCCTGCGAAGCCTCGGGGTGAGGGCGCGGAACTACCTGGGCTCCATGCACGAGTGGCTCCAGGAGGGGCTACCCACCGAGCCGTAA
- the trmB gene encoding tRNA (guanosine(46)-N7)-methyltransferase TrmB codes for MLVRPALLPAWPPSPRDLFGREGPLVLEIGFGDGRFTLELAQAHPDWLILGAEVSAASVLRAYKKMRRHGVENVRLYHGEGPFALRNLVPAGGLEAVIVNFPDPWPKKRHQERRLLQEGFFRKLSTRLREGGSLLLTTDHEGYFRFALEEAAKTGLYRVEVKPPPEAHLRTKYALKWREAGRPFFHAVFTKVGEDPHPWPPLRRYAVAHALLEGNLPEALELGKTPVPLSGGVAVFLETAKGEKGFYVLTHVEEEDLTQDLLLEVRPSAHGVYAGVSRFGSPLITEGVKGAVRALVERLEALGLRVVQDHT; via the coding sequence GTGCTGGTGCGCCCCGCCCTCCTTCCCGCTTGGCCCCCCTCCCCCCGGGACCTCTTTGGCCGGGAAGGCCCCCTGGTGCTGGAGATCGGCTTCGGGGACGGGCGCTTCACCCTGGAGCTGGCCCAGGCCCACCCCGACTGGCTCATCCTGGGGGCCGAGGTTTCGGCGGCGAGCGTCCTACGGGCCTACAAGAAGATGCGCCGCCACGGGGTGGAAAACGTGCGCCTTTACCACGGGGAAGGCCCCTTTGCCCTGCGGAACCTGGTGCCGGCGGGAGGCCTCGAGGCGGTCATCGTGAACTTCCCCGACCCCTGGCCCAAGAAGCGGCACCAGGAAAGGCGGCTTCTCCAGGAGGGCTTTTTCCGCAAACTTTCCACCCGGCTCAGGGAAGGAGGAAGCCTCCTCCTCACCACGGACCACGAGGGCTACTTCCGCTTCGCCCTGGAGGAGGCGGCCAAAACGGGGCTTTACCGGGTGGAGGTGAAGCCGCCCCCGGAGGCCCACCTGAGGACCAAGTACGCCCTCAAGTGGCGGGAGGCCGGGCGCCCCTTCTTCCACGCCGTCTTCACCAAGGTGGGGGAGGACCCCCACCCCTGGCCCCCCCTAAGGAGGTACGCCGTGGCCCACGCCCTACTGGAAGGAAACCTACCCGAAGCCCTGGAGCTAGGGAAAACCCCCGTGCCCCTCTCGGGCGGGGTGGCGGTGTTTTTGGAAACCGCCAAGGGGGAGAAGGGGTTTTACGTTCTCACCCACGTGGAGGAGGAGGACCTCACCCAAGACCTCCTCCTGGAGGTGCGGCCAAGCGCCCACGGGGTCTACGCCGGGGTGAGCCGCTTCGGGAGTCCCCTCATCACCGAGGGGGTGAAGGGGGCGGTGCGGGCTTTGGTGGAACGCTTGGAAGCCTTGGGCCTTAGGGTGGTCCAGGACCACACCTAG
- a CDS encoding Hsp20/alpha crystallin family protein: protein MALVRRDARPLEITPFRTWGPLSLLEEANRLFEEVLGDFGRPVVTYVAPADLYETDEALVLEMAVPGLAPEDLEVSLEGNKLTIRGQVKPAQDAQARRYYLQEIPHGSFVRTFTLPVEVKGDEAKAEFRHGILRLTLPKVAEARAKRIPIQVVQ from the coding sequence ATGGCCCTGGTGCGTAGGGACGCTCGTCCTCTGGAGATCACGCCCTTTAGGACCTGGGGTCCCCTCTCCCTCCTGGAGGAGGCCAACCGGCTCTTTGAGGAGGTCTTGGGCGACTTCGGCCGGCCCGTGGTGACCTACGTGGCCCCCGCCGATCTCTACGAGACGGACGAGGCCTTGGTCCTGGAGATGGCGGTGCCGGGCCTCGCCCCGGAGGATTTGGAGGTGAGCCTCGAGGGCAACAAGCTCACCATCCGGGGCCAGGTGAAGCCGGCTCAGGATGCCCAGGCGCGCCGCTACTACCTCCAGGAGATCCCCCACGGCTCCTTCGTCCGCACCTTCACCCTTCCCGTGGAGGTCAAGGGGGACGAGGCTAAGGCGGAGTTCCGCCACGGCATCCTCCGGCTCACCCTGCCCAAGGTGGCGGAGGCCCGGGCCAAGCGGATCCCCATCCAGGTGGTCCAGTAA
- a CDS encoding GTP-binding protein, whose product MEPLKVLVAGPVGAGKTALAKSLLGEEALTTEAKASEDLGKETTTVALDFGTLAVGPYRVHLFGVPGQERFDFMWDVLAEGALGLLFLVAGDRPHHLPEARRMLDYFLSRHPVPYLVGVTRLDLGRAWTPGEVALYLRLPEERVMGLDARKREEAFRALARLVELATGGE is encoded by the coding sequence ATGGAGCCGCTGAAGGTGCTGGTGGCCGGGCCCGTGGGGGCGGGGAAGACCGCCTTGGCCAAAAGCCTCCTGGGGGAGGAGGCCCTGACCACGGAGGCCAAGGCCAGCGAGGACCTGGGCAAGGAAACCACCACCGTGGCCCTGGACTTCGGGACCCTGGCGGTGGGGCCTTACCGGGTCCACCTCTTCGGCGTTCCGGGGCAGGAGCGCTTTGACTTCATGTGGGACGTGTTGGCCGAGGGCGCTTTGGGCCTCCTCTTCCTCGTGGCGGGGGACCGGCCCCACCATCTCCCCGAGGCGCGCAGGATGCTGGACTATTTTCTCTCGCGGCACCCCGTTCCCTACCTGGTGGGGGTAACGCGCCTGGACCTGGGCCGGGCCTGGACCCCGGGGGAGGTGGCCCTCTACCTGCGCCTGCCGGAGGAGCGGGTGATGGGGCTGGACGCCAGGAAGCGGGAGGAGGCCTTTCGGGCGCTTGCTCGCCTTGTGGAGCTAGCCACAGGAGGGGAATGA
- a CDS encoding roadblock/LC7 domain-containing protein, whose product MTRQEEIQTLIRSLRQAVPEVSGVMVASADGLPMVHDFPEGEAARIAAMAATSLGLGKRIATTLRLGEFQETVIRGQNGYFVVYEAGEKGVLALALPTGANLGLVHLEAREAARHLKDLL is encoded by the coding sequence ATGACCAGGCAAGAAGAGATTCAGACCCTCATTCGCAGTCTGAGGCAGGCGGTTCCCGAGGTTTCCGGCGTGATGGTGGCCTCGGCGGATGGGCTGCCCATGGTGCACGACTTTCCCGAAGGGGAAGCGGCCAGGATCGCCGCCATGGCCGCCACTTCCTTGGGGCTTGGCAAGCGCATCGCCACCACCTTGCGCCTGGGGGAGTTTCAGGAGACGGTGATCCGGGGCCAAAACGGCTACTTCGTGGTCTATGAGGCGGGGGAGAAGGGGGTGCTGGCGCTGGCGCTTCCCACGGGGGCCAACCTGGGTCTGGTTCACCTCGAGGCCCGGGAGGCCGCCCGCCACCTCAAGGACCTTCTCTGA
- a CDS encoding DUF4388 domain-containing protein, with product MALFGSLDSLPLEELLQMLSQKEGALELWNLKEIPPTTIHLEPGFIRSLEQRGEPLDPMAAKAVLHALLLARQGSFEFLPGVRPKHGVRLNLPVQKVLLGLMTLQDELERYRPYLPHPEAVFQAAGSSPEDPRFRDFFRLALPYLKRGASAKELAEKLHLPLDQVRLYLYRLQLLGAVKRLERKARAHPLARGLLAQLRWLWSR from the coding sequence ATGGCCCTATTCGGAAGCCTGGATTCCCTGCCCCTGGAGGAGCTCTTGCAGATGCTTTCCCAGAAGGAGGGGGCGTTGGAGCTTTGGAACCTGAAGGAAATTCCTCCCACCACCATCCACCTGGAGCCGGGTTTCATCCGCTCCTTGGAGCAGCGGGGCGAGCCCCTGGACCCCATGGCGGCCAAGGCTGTCCTCCACGCCCTCCTCTTGGCCCGGCAGGGAAGCTTTGAGTTCCTTCCGGGGGTGAGGCCCAAGCACGGGGTGCGCCTGAACCTGCCCGTGCAGAAGGTCCTCCTGGGCCTGATGACCCTGCAGGACGAGCTGGAGCGCTACCGCCCCTACCTCCCCCACCCCGAGGCGGTCTTCCAGGCGGCGGGAAGCTCCCCCGAGGACCCTCGCTTCCGGGACTTCTTCCGCCTCGCCCTGCCCTACCTTAAGCGGGGGGCCTCGGCCAAGGAGCTGGCGGAAAAGCTCCACCTGCCCCTGGACCAGGTGCGCCTCTACCTTTACCGGCTTCAGCTTTTGGGGGCGGTGAAGCGGCTGGAGAGGAAGGCCAGGGCCCATCCCTTGGCCCGGGGCCTCCTGGCCCAGCTTAGGTGGCTATGGAGCCGCTGA
- a CDS encoding NAD(P)/FAD-dependent oxidoreductase: MWDVLVVGGGPSGLSAALFLARAGLKTLVLDGGRSQVLQVSQVPNYPGLLDEPSGEELLARLKAHAERYGAEVRRGVVKGVRDLGGVFEVETEEGVVEAERLLLCTHKDPTLPSLLGLSRKGTFIDTDEGGRTSYPRVYAAGVARGKVPGHAIVSAGDGAYVAVHLISDLRGEPYKDHAK; this comes from the coding sequence ATGTGGGACGTGCTGGTGGTAGGCGGTGGACCTTCGGGCCTTTCTGCGGCCCTTTTCCTGGCCCGGGCGGGCCTGAAGACCTTGGTGTTGGATGGCGGGCGTTCCCAGGTCCTCCAGGTGAGCCAGGTGCCCAACTATCCTGGGCTTCTGGACGAGCCTTCGGGAGAGGAGCTCCTTGCCCGCTTAAAGGCCCACGCCGAGCGCTACGGGGCCGAGGTGCGCCGCGGGGTGGTGAAGGGCGTGAGGGACCTGGGCGGGGTGTTTGAGGTGGAAACGGAAGAGGGGGTGGTGGAGGCGGAAAGGCTCCTCCTTTGCACCCACAAGGACCCCACCCTGCCCTCCCTCCTGGGCCTTAGCCGCAAGGGCACCTTCATTGATACCGACGAGGGAGGGCGCACCAGCTACCCCCGGGTGTACGCCGCCGGCGTGGCCCGGGGCAAGGTGCCGGGCCACGCCATCGTGAGCGCCGGGGACGGGGCCTACGTGGCGGTGCATCTCATCTCCGACCTGCGGGGCGAGCCCTACAAGGACCACGCCAAGTAG
- a CDS encoding isoprenyl transferase, with translation MLRRLLSLTRPLYWFYERRLLKEVKGGPMPRHLGLILDGNRRYAKALGLSPTKGHEFGVHKAYEVLEWCLEMGIKTVTVWVFSTDNFRRPPEEVEELMRLFVREAERMAEDHRILEHQVQVRVIGRREGFSEEVLRALERLEERTRHHQGMVLNIAMGYGGREEIVDAVKRLLLEAEEKGLGPGQVAASLTPEEIAKRLYTAGLPDPDFIIRTSGEIRLSGFLLWQSAYSEFYFADVLWPEFRKIDFLRALRSYQARERRFGR, from the coding sequence ATGCTCCGCCGCCTCCTCTCCCTCACCCGCCCCCTCTACTGGTTTTACGAGCGCCGCCTCCTCAAGGAGGTGAAGGGGGGGCCCATGCCCCGGCACCTGGGCCTCATCCTGGACGGGAACCGCCGCTACGCCAAGGCCCTTGGGCTTTCCCCCACCAAGGGGCACGAGTTCGGGGTGCACAAGGCCTACGAGGTCCTGGAGTGGTGCCTGGAGATGGGCATAAAGACGGTTACCGTTTGGGTCTTCTCCACGGATAACTTCCGTCGTCCCCCTGAGGAGGTGGAGGAGCTCATGCGCCTCTTCGTGCGGGAGGCGGAAAGGATGGCGGAGGACCACCGGATCCTGGAGCACCAGGTGCAGGTGCGGGTTATCGGGCGGCGGGAGGGGTTTTCCGAGGAGGTGCTAAGGGCCCTTGAGCGCCTGGAGGAGCGCACCCGCCACCACCAGGGCATGGTGCTCAACATCGCCATGGGCTATGGGGGGCGGGAGGAGATTGTGGATGCGGTGAAAAGGCTTCTCCTCGAGGCCGAGGAAAAAGGGCTTGGCCCGGGCCAGGTGGCGGCCTCCCTCACCCCCGAGGAGATCGCCAAAAGGCTTTACACCGCCGGGCTTCCCGACCCCGACTTCATCATCCGCACCTCGGGGGAGATAAGGCTTTCGGGGTTTTTGCTCTGGCAGTCCGCCTATTCCGAGTTCTACTTCGCCGACGTGCTTTGGCCCGAATTTCGCAAGATTGACTTCCTGCGCGCCCTAAGGAGCTACCAGGCCCGGGAGCGGCGCTTCGGGCGTTGA